A window of the Brassica napus cultivar Da-Ae chromosome A2, Da-Ae, whole genome shotgun sequence genome harbors these coding sequences:
- the LOC106348788 gene encoding receptor-like kinase TMK3, translating into MTKSHLGIILCLLLSSLNFSASQTSVDGPTMQALKSSLNLTKGVDWSNPNPCKWPTVQCDASNRVTRIQLNNKGIRGTLPPNLQTLTELTVLELFKNQISGPIPDLSGLTRLQTLNLHDNLFDSVPKNLFSGLTSLQAAYLEYNPFSPWEIPETLKEATSLQNLSLASCNVTGKIPDFFSSQTLPSLTRLQLSQNLLQGELPPSFGASSLQSLYLNGQKLNGSVSLLQNMTSLVEVDLQGNAFSGPIPDLSGLQSLRVFNVRENQLTGVVPPSLTASKSLTTVNLTNNYFQGPTPQFGKSVGVDVITNTNRFCLETPGTPCDPRVTTLLSVAESLGYPVKLATSWKGNDPCSSWLGITCSGSNVTVVNLGRQGLTGTISPSFAKITSLETINLSDNYLTGSIPNELTTLPKLKTLDVSDNNIYGDVPKFGIGVNVVTTGNANIGKDGPSPPGVSPDGDGGSSKMSSKVKIIVPVVGGVVVVLCLVGLGVCLYAKKRARPAKVQSPSSHMVIHPDHSGDGDAIKLSVAASSVGGGGGTESSSSDIHVVESGNLVISIQVLRNVTNNFSEENILGRGGFGTVYKGELHDGTKIAVKRMEPSAVSDKGLEEFKSEITVLTKMRHRHLVALLGYCLDGNEKLLVYEYMPQGTLSQHLFHWKEEERKPLDWTRRLAVALDVARGVEYLHTLAHQSFIHRDLKPSNILLGDDMRAKVSDFGLVRLAPEGKYSIETRVAGTFGYLAPEYAVTGRVTTKVDIFSLGVILMELITGRKALDVTQPEDSVHLVTWFRRVAASKDKDKDAFKNAIDPNIELEEETLVSVQKVWDLAGHCCAREPYQRPDMGHIVNVLSSLTVQWTPSEADPDDLYGIDYDMPLPQAVKKWQANEGLSQTMDDSGSSSSAYGSRDNTQTSIPIRPSGFAASFTSVDGR; encoded by the exons ATGACGAAATCTCATCTGGGTATCATCCTCTGTCTCCTCCTCTCCTCACTAAACTTCTCAGCTTCGCAGACCAGCGTCGATGGCCCCACTATGCAAGCCCTCAAATCGAGCCTAAACCTCACCAAAGGCGTCGACTGGTCCAACCCCAACCCTTGCAAATGGCCAACCGTGCAGTGCGACGCAAGCAACAGAGTCACTCGAATCCAACTCAACAACAAAGGAATCCGCGGAACCCTCCCTCCCAATCTCCAAACCCTAACCGAGCTAACCGTCCTCGAGCTCTTCAAGAACCAAATCTCCGGTCCGATCCCCGATCTCTCCGGTTTAACCCGGTTACAGACCCTCAACCTCCACGACAACCTCTTCGACTCTGTCCCCAAGAACCTCTTCTCAGGCCTAACCTCTCTCCAAGCAGCTTACCTCGAGTACAACCCTTTCTCTCCTTGGGAGATTcccgaaaccctaaaagaaGCCACCTCTCTCCAGAACCTCTCTCTGGCGAGCTGTAACGTCACCGGCAAGATACCTGATTTCTTCAGCTCCCAGACGCTTCCCAGCTTGACGAGACTCCAGCTTTCTCAGAACTTGTTGCAGGGAGAGCTGCCTCCTAGCTTTGGAGCTTCTTCGTTGCAGAGTTTGTACCTCAACGGGCAAAAACTAAACGGTTCCGTCTCTTTGTTACAAAACATGACTTCGTTAGTTGAGGTTGATCTGCAAGGTAACGCTTTCTCAGGTCCCATCCCTGACCTCTCTGGTTTACAGTCTCTAAGAGTGTTCAATGTGAGAGAGAATCAGCTCACCGGTGTTGTCCCACCGTCGTTGACTGCTTCCAAATCGCTTACTACTGTGAACCTAACCAACAACTACTTTCAAGGACCTACTCCACAGTTTGGGAAATCAGTTGGTGTTGATGTAATAACCAATACAAACAGGTTTTGTCTGGAGACTCCCGGTACTCCTTGTGACCCTCGTGTCACTACCTTGCTCTCTGTGGCTGAGTCGTTAGGTTATCCAGTGAAGCTAGCCACGAGCTGGAAAGGGAATGATCCGTGTAGTAGCTGGCTTGGGATAACTTGTTCAGGAAGTAACGTTACGGTGGTGAATCTTGGGAGGCAGGGGCTTACTGGAACTATATCTCCTAGCTTTGCTAAGATTACTTCGTTGGAGACTATTAATCTCTCTGATAATTATCTCACCGGGAGTATACCTAATGAGCTTACTACATTGCCTAAGCTTAAGACGCTTGATGTGTCTGACAACAATATCTACGGAGATGTGCCCAAGTTTGGGATTGGTGTTAATGTGGTGACTACTGGTAACGCTAACATCGGAAAGGACGGACCTTCACCACCGGGTGTGTCTCCTGATGGGGATGGAGGAAGTTCCAAGATGTCAAGTAAGGTCAAGATCATAGTTCCTGTGGTTGgtggtgttgttgttgtgttgtgtttagTAGGGCTTGGTGTGTGTCTCTACGCGAAGAAAAGAGCGCGGCCCGCTAAAGTACAGAGTCCAAGCAGCCATATGGTGATACATCCGGATCACTCTGGTGATGGAGATGCTATTAAACTCAGTGTTGCAGCTTCtagtgttggaggaggaggaggaacagAGAGCTCTTCCAGTGACATTCATGTGGTTGAGTCTGGTAACTTGGTTATTTCCATACAGGTTTTGAGGAATGTGACAAACAACTTTAGTGAAGAGAACATTCTCGGGAGAGGCGGGTTTGGGACAGTTTACAAAGGTGAGCTCCATGATGGAACTAAGATAGCTGTGAAGAGGATGGAGCCTTCTGCTGTTAGTGACAAAGGGCTTGAAGAGTTTAAGTCAGAGATCACAGTTTTGACTAAAATGCGTCACCGTCATCTCGTTGCACTTCTTGGTTACTGTCTTGACGGTAACGAGAAGCTTCTTGTCTATGAGTACATGCCGCAGGGGACACTGAGTCAGCATTTGTTTCACTGGAAGGAAGAAGAGAGGAAGCCGCTTGATTGGACTAGAAGATTGGCTGTTGCATTGGATGTAGCTAGAGGTGTGGAGTATCTACACACGCTTGCTCATCAGAGTTTCATCCATAGGGATCTAAAGCCTTCGAATATCCTTCTTGGTGATGATATGAGAGCTAAAGTCTCTGACTTCGGGTTGGTTCGGTTAGCCCCTGAAGGCAAATACTCCATTGAGACTAGAGTCGCTGGGACCTTTGGTTACCTTGCTCCAGAATATGCAG TGACAGGAAGAGTGACGACCAAGGTTGACATATTTAGCCTAGGAGTCATACTTATGGAGCTTATCACTGGTCGTAAAGCCCTTGACGTGACGCAGCCTGAAGACAGCGTGCATCTAGTGACGTGGTTCCGTCGTGTAGCAGCCAGcaaagacaaagacaaagacGCCTTCAAGAACGCAATAGACCCAAACATCGAACTCGAGGAAGAGACTTTAGTCAGTGTCCAAAAAGTCTGGGACCTTGCTGGTCATTGCTGTGCTCGTGAGCCTTACCAAAGACCAGACATGGGTCACATTGTCAACGTCCTTTCTTCACTCACCGTCCAGTGGACACCTTCTGAGGCAGATCCTGATGACCTCTACGGGATAGACTATGATATGCCTCTTCCTCAAGCTGTTAAGAAGTGGCAAGCTAATGAGGGACTTAGCCAAACCATGGATGACTCGGGATCTTCGTCTTCAGCTTATGGAAGTAGAGACAATACACAGACGAGTATCCCTATTCGCCCATCTGGTTTTGCTGCCTCCTTCACTTCTGTGGATGGACGTTGA